The genomic interval GCGCTGGCGGTGGCCGGGGGTGACATACCCTGCTCCAGAGGGCTGGAGATGGTGGCCAGCACGGCGCCCTGGTTCTCACAGGCCTGCTTCGCCTCCGGCCACTTCACGATATCAGCTCTGTCGTGGCCATTGAAGCTGAAACACTGCATGGGCACCGGGGGCACAGGGTGGTCCGGGAGTGTTCCCATCCCACAGACATCACTGCCAACCCCAAAACTCCAACCTCTCCTCGCCCCCAGCCCAGACCCATCCTGCCTTATTCGATCCCTGCCTGCCCAGCTCACCTTGCTGAGGAATTGGATCCAGCCACGGGGACATCCCCCACTCGTGGGAGCGGGCGGTGGTGGGATGGACGGCTTCACAGCGGTGGCATTGCTCCGCTTGCAGATGTAGGGCAGCGCCGTCGGGCACTTCTGATCCCCCCAGTCCTCTGTGGGGAGAGGTGGGACAGGAACAGCCCctcagctcagcctgcagccctcGGCCCTtccagagcccagcactgcaggacgTGGCCCCTCACCTCTGCTGGCCGTCATATAGACGCACTTCTTGTCCTTGTTGATGGGACGGGGTTTGCCTGGTGCCCAGGAGACGAAGTTGAGGAGGGACCCATCAGACCACCTGggaaagcacaaagcaaggaCTTGGAGAATGGTACGAGATGGCTGCAATGTGACAAACGGCATGTATGGCCAAACTGGGactgtgcagcagctcttccctctcCTGGGTGAGGAACCAGCAGCCCTCACCCCACTGTCTCAAAACCAACCCAGGATGGGCACAGCCTGAGACAGGCGTTGTGCTGCGGtgctctgcaggctggggacagcagcacagggaaaaacaggggtaCAGGGGGATCTGGTCTCCACAACTTACTTAAACCTGCCATCATTCTCGTAGGTGTGCAGCCCAATCCACCAGTGCTGCTCCTGACCCCTGGAGAACTGCAGGACCAGAGAGGGGACATCAGTGCCTGCTCCAGGGCCCTGCACACCACACCACCATCCACCCAAGGCATGCAGAGCCAGGCTTATCCCCCACTAAGGCCACGGAAAGAGGGGATGCGATggacacagagcagccctggaaaGCAGCATTCAGGCAGGGGCATCTCCTACCTTCTTCAGGTTCTGGCCCAGGAAGCGCAGCTCAGACTCGCTGTGCACTGACACCAGCTCTGCCTGGAACCAGCTGCAGATGCGCTGTGCCTGCACCCACGTTGAGTGGTGCTCAAAGAACTTGTACTCAGCCTCTTGGTACTTCACCCACTCTTTGCTGCCTGCAAGCAGGGACCCAGCATTATACTGCAGCTCAGCCACCTCCTCCTATATCCTAACACCTCTTTCCCATGAGGGtttggctgctgagctgctccctgcaggactCAGCATCCACCCAGAAGCCTGagcctgccctgctctgagTGATCAGGAGGAACTGGCCCTGGGCAGCAACCACAATGACGCTGAGCGCTGGTGTCGGGCTGGAGCTGAGGACACCTTGGTTCCTCTGTTCTGGCTCCCACCCTCCCATGAGCCCACACACAAGGTCTGTTCTCTGGATAACCTGCCCATGCCCAATGCCCTGCAGCGAGTTGGTTGCACCCAGGGAGGACGATGGAATCAGATGGACACACAGCCCCTAACGCACCTTGGGTTGTGATCTCCGGCTCCTTCACATCAGttcctggagaaggaaaaggaaagccGTAACCATATCTGCAATCCCCTGCGGATTCTGCCTGGGGTAGCAGTGCCCCATGGTACCTTTGGGCAGTTTGCAGATCCAGTCCAGCTGGGCTTCGCACTGCATCGGCATCCACTGCAGGGAGGCCAGGTCCAGCACTGCGCAGTTCCGGATGTCGTCGTCATCATAGTTGCTGCGGTCAAAGTTGTGGTAGAAGAACTGGGGGCCAAGACAGATAGGAAAGGTTGGGGCTCCCAGACTGGACTTCCACCCCAAAGACATCCCCAAATCCTCCAGTgaaagctgcctgcagtgcGGCTGCTCgctgggctcagctctgcatgctcagtgcctcactgctggACTCACCCCCAGCCCATCGCTCCACCGCCAGCTCCGGTCCCCTGCAGGGTCACGCCGATTGAGGCCAATCCAGAACCAGTGCTGCTCATGGATCTCTGGCTCTGACTCCCTATGGGAAAAGGTCAGAACACAGCCAGCTTCCAACACggaggcttttttttatttgtgctttcaCAGCCGGCCCCTCACCCAAAAATCTTGTTGAGGGTGTTAGCCACAAAGTGCTCCTCCTCGTAGCtgcccaggctgagcagctgggCTCCCAGCTCCCGGCAGAACTCCTGTGCTGCGATCCACGTCTTCTTCTCTTGCAGCTTGTCAAAGTTAAACACCTGGGCATGGAGGAAGGCGGGGGGCTCAGCCCTGGGATCCCATTGGGATACCCCTGACTTGAGCAGGGGGCAAAAGCAGAGCATCATCTCTACTCTAACAAGCACCAGCATCCCAGCTTCCAGCCCCAGCGCTGTGTCCAGGATGCATTTTGCATGCACCAATGTACGCCCATAAGATGGGGGCACAGCTGGGGttcactgcagcccagcaccccGTACCTTGTAGCAGTGCCGCAGCTTTGGGTCCGCGCTCCATCCCAGCGGGCAGCTCCCGGTGAGGCTGGGCGTAGGGTAGGCGCTGGGCAGCTCGGGGTTCACCGGCGTGCCCAGGTTCTGCCGGCAGATGTACTTGGCCTTGAAGGTGCTGCAGTTCTTCACCTCCCACAGCCCCATGGAGCTGCCGGTGGCCAGGGCCACGCAGCCACCCTTATTGTAACCTGCAGCCGGCCTCAGGGTTAGGCTGTGGCCGTGTCAatcccctccctgggcagaacCAGAGGGGATGGGGACATCCTGTCCCACCCCTGCTATCCCCTTACCGGGCTGGTCGCGGTTCCAGTGGGTGTACATGACCTCATCGCCGCTCAGCCAGCGGAAAGCGCCCGTCTCGTTGATGTCCTGCAGGGCTGTCCAGAAGTATTCGCCATCCCATCCATAGATGAGGCTGCTGACATATGCCTGCTCGAACCTGGAGGGCAGACGTTGTGAGCTGAGCCCCCCTTGCCTTGATCTCATCCCAAGCAATGGGTCAAACCCCATCCCCGTGCTGCTCATTTTTCAGGGCACAACGCTGACCTGTTGGTGATGGTGACCAGTGTGGAGCCGTAGTCAGAGCACATCTTGCGAGCATCGCTGTAGGTGACACGGTCCTCACCCAGCCAGAAGCAGGAGGGGCTGTGCCACTTCCAGCCCTGGGGACACGAGACAGCAGAAGCTGGTAGGAGTTGGAATGAACCTCTATGGAGATCCCCTTGgttttctcctctctccagTCTCTCCAGGGCTCTCAACCTGTCCCCatcaggaggtgctccaggcccccaCCATCTCTGGAGCCCTCCGCAGGGCTCTCTCCAGCAgttgcctgtctgccttgaactggggagcccagcactggatgcagtgctccagatgaggtctccccaggtcagagcagaggggagaagcactttcctcaccctgctggccactgtGCAGTGCACCCTGTGGTCCCACTGCTTTCTTGGTCATGAGGGTGCATCTCTGGCTTGTGGTCAACTGTTGGCCAGCTGTTGATCAATCAAGACATcgctggccttcttggccaccaggtcacactgctggctcacagtcAACTGTTGGCCATCAggatccccaggtccttctgcactgaggtctttttcagcagctcagcctATAACCCATACTGTtacatgtggttattcctccccaggtgcaggatTCTACATACGCCTATGTAGAACCTCATAAGGTTCCTCTCAGCCCAGTTCTCAGTTGAGCCCATGCAAAACTGTCCCAACCATAGGGACTGAGCCCCTGAGGTGGGGTAGGGACATGGGATGGGAGCCACGtcccctgctgccacctccagcTTTTCCTGTGAGGTCTCTGACCCCCAGCTGACCTGGCATGACCGAGCTCTAGCAATCCTGCAATCCCAAAGGACAGggctgcaaggaaaacaaacagccagACAGCTTCAAAGCAGCACATATCATTCTTCCTGCCAGCATCCAACCCTGCCGGGGAGCGGGGAGGGGAGCATTATCCTCCTCTTGTGTCATGGGGCTGAACAGAGAGCAAGTCCCACTGCAGCCTGCTTTAATCACCCGCCTGTTGATGTTGGAGCCTGTCCGGAATTGGACACACAACAGTGCCTGtctgctgccagagcagggagcaggcagcagcacagggagggaGGCACACATGAAGGGATGTCAAAGGGTGGGAAGGGTGAGAGGGCTCAGCCCCCACTTAGAGACCCTCCTGGCACTGGCACTGACCCTGGCCCAGCATGCCAGCTTGCCTAGCTGCCACGCTGTCCCCAACCTCTTGCAGAGCCAAGCATCTGTCTGAGTTTGCTGGAATGGATGGGTCTGGGTGAAGCTGCCCGAGAGGCCAGGCAGCATCTTTTGCCAAGGTGGGGAAACTGAAGCAGGGCACAGCTGGCTGAGATGCTGGAGTGGCACAGTCCTGGTGGAAATGCACCAACTCAGTGGCTGTGTTCAAAATGGGGTGAAAATGATCACTGGGCTCCCCATCCCATGCCATCCCATGCCATCACATCCCATGtccatcccattcccatctcACTGAGCTCTTGCATGGagcagctttgctgcagcaTTTTGGTACATCGATGTAagcaagcagggaaaaaaaaaaagaaattctgagcTGGAAACTCAAGCCAGAGCAAGGGGGAGGATCTTGGATGATGAAAGCATGAATTTtgtctcaattttttttttgtggcctCATGCAACTGCAGAAGCCCAGGACTCTGCAGTCTCCTGGGCACAGACCTGTAGCTCTAGGAGTGCCAAGGTGACCTTCAAGGCTGCACTTTGCAAACCCATCCTACATCTTCTGGGCACTGAGGGATTCCCCAAGAGACTGCACCCCTTTGCAAGGGGCTCCCATGCCTGCCCTGCCTCACCTTTCTGCACCCGTGGTcatcctcctctttctcctggCTCACCCGGCCGGGCTTTTTGCAGATGGAGGGCAGGCTCTGGTTGCACGGGCTGTCGTTCCATCTCCCTTCCTGGAAAGGGTGGAGAAGAGCAGGACTgagcccagctcacagccctggGGAATTTCCCAGCCTGTATGCCATcgattttccttctctgcatcAGCCCCCATGGATGCGCTGGAtccctcccctcccagcagcTGGGTTGAGGCAGGTTCAACCCAAGCAAGAGATACTCCCCCAGGCCCCTCCTCCCTCACCATAAGGATGCCATGGGGCTATAGGATGCAtttcctgccctgtgctctcACCGGTCCCCAGATGGTGACGCAGTCCTCCAGGCTGTCACGGAAATTGTTGGGCTCGAAGGGGTGCCAATATGTGAACCTCACAGGTGTCCCATCCGACCACTCGAAGTTCATCTGCAGCTTGAGGTCATTTAGACCAATCCAGAGCTCTTCCACGTCTGTCAAAACAGGAGACTCAGAGCCAGGAGGCAGAATGGCCTCTGCCTGGCTGCAATCTGGCAGAGACCCTCCCCAAAAGGCTGCAAAGCTCCTCTCCAAGCCCCCACCCTCATGGGAGGTGCAGGGCTCAGAGCcatgcagcaggcagggcagggaTGCTCTCTCCCCACAGAGGGGCAAACAGAACGAAATCTGCCTACTTCTTGGTGCTTTCATCCTATTTCTGCATTAACCAAATGGAATTAGTGATACTTTCAGATGGGTCtatgctattttttccccactgtgatGCCCTCTGTATCATGACACGATGCATCACGCTGAGCACAAAGGCTCACAGGCTCCAAATTTGGCTCTCCCAAATATCCCCACGACACCAAAACCTACGTGATCTGACTCTGCACAGACATAAACACGAACAGGATGCCACTATTTCCCCATGCACACCCCACACCCATAGGCTGGATGGGCTCCTCTCACCTTGCTTCACCTGCTTGGTGACAAACTCCAGCTCGGAGAGTGTGTGGATGCTGACCAGGTCCCCCCCGCTCCGCAGGCAGGTCTTCTTTGCATCCTGCCAGCTCTTCTTCTCTCCCACCAGGCGGTAGCAGTTGGATTGGAAGGACTGCCAGCTGGGCTCACAGTCCACTTTCACCTCTGACCATGAATCTGGCaaggaaaagcaacaaaggTCTCCCACTTTGCTCCCCCAGCCTCTCCTCTGCGGGGGACTGTGGTCCCAGGGAGATGCTTAGAGAGTGCTTTGTGCTTGGGACAAGAGCCCAAGGCATGGGACAGCTATGGGCAAAGCCCTGCAATGTCAAGGTGCAAGCGGAGGCAAGGTGCAAGCAGTGGTAACTTTAGAGCTCCAGGAACAATATAAAATCCCTTCTGTTTGCACACCATCAGTGCAACAGCAAAGCACGGAGATCTGGGAAAGCACCAGGGATCTCCCATTTGTCCTGATGTCCGACCTGTGAGTGTACTGAGCACTGAGGtggtgctgctttgcagttttCCAAATCGATGCCCATCCTGGATACCCTGATCACCTCCATGAGCTGCCACAGTTGGTACCAGAGCTGGGATCCCTCCCAAACCCACACCCTGGGGTTGCTCAGCCCCAACTCACCTGTCAGGAAGGGGTCAGTGGTGGCATTGGGCTTCTTCTTGCAGACGTAGGGGAGGGCGATGCCACAGTCACGGTTCTGCCACCCCCCAGACGACTCAGTGCGGATCACACCACAGTTCTCCTCACTGGGGTTGTCAGGCTGGTCTGGAAATGGGAgttgggaggggggggaaacaggctgctgggagctcacGGGGCAGGgcacagctctccctgccccaaGCAGAGATGGATTGATTTTGTGGCACACTAGGGATTATTTGTTGTGCCTTGATGCACAAGGACCTGGAGCATCAGCATGAACTAGAAATGCCAGGTGGCAGGCAGTGGTTGTCCCCAGACCTCCTCCAGGGATATAATATTTATCCCCATGAGTGCCTCGAGCTGATGGCATCAGGCACAACCGGAGCATCCCCTGCAATGGGTTCTTCTGCCCTGTGAGCTAAGGGTTAGAGATGGAAGTGGGCAAATAATGGCACCAGTGTCCTCCACACCAGGCCATTGAGCTGCACATCACTGGTATTCAACAGCCCTTGAAACAAAGATGCTCAGCTCAGGGCACCTTAGCAGCCCAGGCCACCTCTCCTGCCacctgcccagagccacatcctttgctcacagcccatcccctgCCCCTGTCCCCTCACAAAGCCCCCAGCTCACCGCTCTCCCAGTTGAGGTACTTGAGTGGCGAGTTGTCAGACCACTGCCAGCCCCCATTGATGTCCAGGTCGTTGAGCCCAATCCACAGCGTGGAGCTGTACCCGGTCAGCAGCCCTGGGGCCAACATAGAGAGAGGGGCAACATCAGCCTCCCAGCTCCAGCTCTACGCGCAACCCCAGCCCAAAATCAAGCCCAACCCAACCAGGACAGAGAGCAAAACCTGGGACCAGTTGCCCCTGGTGTTACTAGCTCTGCCCTAGGTGGCAGGGCCACCCTGCCTCACCATTGATGTAGGTCTGCTCGTGGATCTCGGTGATGCTGAGCAGGTTGGCTCCttgctgctcacagctgttcCAAGCCTCCCGCCAGGACAGCGTGGACTGGAAGTTGAACTGGTAACAGCTGTTGGTGAGATGGTCCTTGTCCCAAAAGGTCTCACAGTCATTGCCTATAGGGACAAGCAGTTGGCAACCAACACATCCCACTCCAGctccaaaaaaagaacaaaccaaaCCAATATCCCACCAAAGCCAGGTGCTGGGCAACCACGAGGATGCTCCTGCATCCCATTGGGATGGGACGAGCCACCCACACTTACTCTTTATGGGACAGAAGCCCCATCGTTCATCCTTGCCGTAGTCCTGGGTGGTGGCACACCAGAGGTGGCCGTCCTCTCGCCCTGTGCTGGTGCACTCATGGAACCATTGGTTGTCATACTTGAAGGGGATGGTGCAGGGCTTCCCGTGTGAGTTGCCCTGGATGGTGTAGATCTCTGTGGGAGAAGAGGGTCCCCCCATGAGGCTGCTGCCAAGGGGAGTTGAGGATGAGAGTTCTCCTGGATGGGGGGGTGCCTGGATGCCCTGGCTTTGGCTGGAATAGTTAATTTTCTCCCTACgagctgtgttttggatttaggatgagaataatgttgataacatAACAATGTTTTACttgttgctgagcagttctTATATTGAGTCAAGGACGTTTCAGCTCCTCACTCTGCCCCATCAGGGGGAAGCTGGGAGGGCACAGAACAAAGACAGCTGCCCCACACTGGCCACAGGGACATCCCAGACCATACGATGTCACATGGAATGATAAAACTGAGGGTGCTGACTGGGGGGAGTGTGGGAACTGGCTGAGCATCAGCTGGctggtggtgagcaattgcttcgtgcattgcttgttttgtttattcttttggctactgatgatttttttctttttctttccctattttttcttccttactaAGCTGCccttatctcaacccacaagttcttacactttcatttatttttctcccccatcccactgcaggaTCAGGGCAGAGAGCTGCATGGTGTTTAGCTTGGGACTGCTTTTGCTTAGGGGCTACAACTACTGCTAATGGCTCCTGGGTGTCTGCAAGGCATCAAGGCAATGGGAAcaaagagaatcacagaatcattaaggttggaaaagatctccaagccCAACCTCCAACCTACCCCCACAATGcccactaaactgtgtccctcagtgccactcatagaatcacagaatggcctgggttgaaaaggagcacagtgctcatccagttccaaccccctgttgtgtgcaggtcaccaaccagcagcccaggctgcccagagccacatccagcctggccttgaatgcctgcagggatggggcatccacagcctccttgggcaacctgttccagtgcctcaccaccctctggatcaaaaacttcctcctaacatccaacctaaacctctcctgtctcactttaaaaccattcccccttgtcctatccccATTCACCCTCcactccagagatggtgactgcACCGCTGTGCCaatacagaaccacagaattatGAAGATATGCAAAGAGCACTAAGAGAAGGGAAGCCTCTTTTGGAATACCGCATCCAACCCTGGCGCTTGATCCAGTGGTGGACAACCAGCCCATAGCAAGGGGTTGGACTTGCTGTGGGACTTcggggtcccttccaacccaaccatgctaTGAAGCACCTAGGGGTGCAGACGGTGAGCCTGACACACGGCAAAGCCTTACCAGAGTAGGGCACGGAGCACAGATCCTCCTCAGTTCCATATGTCCTCCATTGTGAGCTGCGTGCCTGGTCGCCCCTATCCAGCGAGGCGTTGCCTGGTCGGGCTCCCAGGTGCTGTGAGAGCTGCTCCCCAAGCCCACGGCAGCTCCAGCGCATGTTGACGGACTCACGGTCGCACTCGTAGGTGGCCAAGGGGTGCAGGCCAGCCGTGGCATTGCCCCCGTGCCATGACACCCCCAGGCACTGCATGGCCCCCACGTTGAAGAGGCGGTTGCGTGAGACCCATTTCCACTGGTGGGCTGGGGAGCTGGTGTTGCAGCCTTTGGAGAGCCGCACCAGCGAGTCCTTCGTCTCCAGGCAGCCCTGAGCGCCCACGTTGTAGATGAGGAAGACTTTGGAGTCTGGGTTGCGAGAGGGGAAGAAGCACggggaaagaaaaggttaaAGTGCTGCCAGTAGTTGGCCtggcatcatagaatcatagaaccaccgaggttggaaagacgtccaagatcatccagtccaaccatccacctatcaccgATATTTCCcacaccacgtccctcagtgcaacatccAAacgtttcctgaacacctccaagggCAGTGAGTCCACCTCAGCGAGCTGGCCAACCCTCCATTAACCTGGCCAACCCTACTTTGAGGTGGCCAACCCTTCCttatgacagaatcacagaatcaccagggttggaaatGACTTCCAAGATCAcccaagtccaaccatccacctatcactgATATTTCCCACTActccacatccctcagtacaacgTCTGAATGCttacgagatatggtttagtgcttgtggtactaataggaatgggagggtggttggactagatgatcttgcaggtcatttccaaccttgtgattctgtgattctgtgtgattctgtgcttcttgaacatcttcagggaTGGTGTCTCCATCTCCCTGGCCAACCCTACTTTGATGGTGTCTCCATCTCCCTGGCCAACCCTACTTTGCGGTGGCCAACCCTTccttatcatagaatcaaggttggaaaagacctccaagatcatccagtccatccATCCACCTTTCACCGATAGACCATGTCCCAgagtacaacatctaaacatttcctgAACGCCTCTCagggcagtgactccacctcATTAAGCTGGCTGACCCCTTGTCACcagagaattatagaattgccaaggttggaaaagacctccaagatcatccagtccaactgtccactgaccaccagtatttcccactacatcacatccctcagtacaacatctgaacGTTTCTTTAATGCTTCCAGGGACACTGACTCCCCCATCTCCCTGGTCAGCCCATGCCAGCATCTGACCCCTCTCtcagaaaagaagtatttcctaatgtccaacttgaggccatttccagACATTCATTGGGAGCCTCCAAAATCCCAacctccaccatgcccacactgcacagctgctgcccatgctcacagctcccagccccacagcattTTCCCAACCCTCCATTGCCAAAGAGCATCGCCGAGGGCCTCCTCATTCCTTCTCATCCCcaaagctgcaggaagcagtAAAACCAGCAGGACCCTGCACTGGGATACACCGTGCTTCCCCCAACGACCCAGTGAAAAGCAGCGTgtcaagaaaacagtttttcctttttttcctttttaaatcaTCCCATTTCTTCCACCACAAACATCACGAGCAGTCAGCCTTGCTCACGGGCCTGGCTATATTTAGCGttggtttgctttggtttgttgCCATTGTATGAATTTTTGGTCTGAAAAGGTTCTCATTTCCGATTCATCCCAACCTTCCCCCTGCCCTCACTGTGTTGTTCCAGGCCACCAATCCCACTCATTTCCAGCGACCCCACTCGTCtccagcaaggaaaaaagaaatggaggaaggaggagaaagcaaccagagggtttttttggttggctCTGGAAAAGAGTTCTATGCACCTCGAATGGCTCCAAAAAAACAGTGTTGGAAAGGCTTCATTCCCCAGTGGGGATGGCACCAGGGATGACCTCAAATAATGATGGGTGAGAAGGGGTGTGGGCTCggtgtgtgcagtgctggaagACAGGGTTTGGGAGAAGAGGTTTTGAGCTCCTCAGAGACATTTTTCAAATTCCAACAAGTTTCATACTAAGCAAAACCCTcttggagcagagctgcaggctgtccTTGCAGCTCTTTGCCAGGAGCTGAACAGCAGCTCGCTTTGGGGCTGGAAAAAGCCTCTCCATCACGAGCACAGCGAGGGTCAGCACCAGGACAGCCCTCCTGCTTCTGTGTCAGCCTGCCTTTGGGAAagtaaaggcaaaaaaaataaacaacatgaggaaaaaggctGAGGGTCAGCCTGAGGAGTGGGTGATGCTctgtgccccactgctgcctgcagtgctggattGGTGCCTGCTGGGGCCAGACCCACAGTGCTGCGTGGGTTCAAAGGAAGCTGCCCAGACTCCAGGGACAGTCCTGGggccagaaaagcagaaaatatcacCATCCTCTAAAAAGAGAATAGCTGGAACTTGGAAATTATAGCTTAAGTGTTTTGGGCTCGCAGGATAAAGAAGGAATGGGAAGTCACCTGCTGGGCTTTCAGGGACACCACAGTGTGACACATTGGTTGCTCctgagaggagctgcaggaggacatCGTGCTCAGGAGCATTAAGCACAGACAGCCCACAGAGCTCCCAGGAATGGGGGCATTTCTGgatgcactgtgctgtgctgca from Lagopus muta isolate bLagMut1 chromosome 25, bLagMut1 primary, whole genome shotgun sequence carries:
- the MRC2 gene encoding LOW QUALITY PROTEIN: C-type mannose receptor 2 (The sequence of the model RefSeq protein was modified relative to this genomic sequence to represent the inferred CDS: deleted 2 bases in 1 codon) — translated: MGGGGIGASSDVSTAVGHSSAERSASERRRGSRAAPTAQTPTRPPLFRVLRARPTTRAARLPLTQCLRPSLALRTPFEFIFLNFFFFFSFLSSFFSPSHPLLLLLLLLFPLLFPHLPPAPPPSPPPPTPSLPPPTPPPPPQPLPAPARREQRGPERGGAERGMGSPAGPRPLRTALRCPLCPRLLLLLALRLLLALRPVLGAPHPDSKVFLIYNVGAQGCLETKDSLVRLSKGCNTSSPAHQWKWVSRNRLFNVGAMQCLGVSWHGGNATAGLHPLATYECDRESVNMRWSCRGLGEQLSQHLGARPGNASLDRGDQARSSQWRTYGTEEDLCSVPYSEIYTIQGNSHGKPCTIPFKYDNQWFHECTSTGREDGHLWCATTQDYGKDERWGFCPIKSNDCETFWDKDHLTNSCYQFNFQSTLSWREAWNSCEQQGANLLSITEIHEQTYINGLLTGYSSTLWIGLNDLDINGGWQWSDNSPLKYLNWESDQPDNPSEENCGVIRTESSGGWQNRDCGIALPYVCKKKPNATTDPFLTDSWSEVKVDCEPSWQSFQSNCYRLVGEKKSWQDAKKTCLRSGGDLVSIHTLSELEFVTKQVKQDVEELWIGLNDLKLQMNFEWSDGTPVRFTYWHPFEPNNFRDSLEDCVTIWGPEGRWNDSPCNQSLPSICKKPGRVSQEKEEDDHGCRKGWKWHSPSCFWLGEDRVTYSDARKMCSDYGSTLVTITNRFEQAYVSSLIYGWDGEYFWTALQDINETGAFRWLSGDEVMYTHWNRDQPGYNKGGCVALATGSSMGLWEVKNCSTFKAKYICRQNLGTPVNPELPSAYPTPSLTGSCPLGWSADPKLRHCYKVFNFDKLQEKKTWIAAQEFCRELGAQLLSLGSYEEEHFVANTLNKIFGESEPEIHEQHWFWIGLNRRDPAGDRSWRWSDGLGFFYHNFDRSNYDDDDIRNCAVLDLASLQWMPMQCEAQLDWICKLPKGTDVKEPEITTQGSKEWVKYQEAEYKFFEHHSTWVQAQRICSWFQAELVSVHSESELRFLGQNLKKFSRGQEQHWWIGLHTYENDGRFKWSDGSLLNFVSWAPGKPRPINKDKKCVYMTASREDWGDQKCPTALPYICKRSNATAVKPSIPPPPAPTSGGCPRGWIQFLSKCFSFNGHDRADIVKWPEAKQACENQGAVLATISSPLEQAFITSMLLNISFDLWIGLHDAKKEFQWVEGEPLRHVSWAPGEPSECSSSSPGDKPTNCVVVWHGSPPHFTGRWDDRSCVEEKHGYICQRSIDPSLSPTRTPYPPSPTGTLFYHNSTYRILQKPLRWHEALLLCETLNATLATIPDPYSQAFLTQAISSLRAPLWIGLANNEGGRSYSWLSEENLFYANWQDGEPQQAAGCAYMDVDGSWRTAGCDTKLQGGICQLQSGPPRTHKWSYSGSCPKSLEDSSWIPFRDHCYTFHMEITLGQKDAMRRCQKVGGTVLSIQDEMENVFVWEHLQAYEGPSKGAWLGMTFNPKGGTLVWHDNTAVNYSNWGQHDTGPSMLSQNSCYWIQSSNGVWRLGSCTNVTMGVICKIPRVEESSFSRAALPENTTAIAVVVLSALALSALVGISIFLYKRRRSSERGAFESARYSRTTSNPSEAAEKNILVSDMEMNEQQD